The Ictalurus furcatus strain D&B chromosome 5, Billie_1.0, whole genome shotgun sequence genome includes a region encoding these proteins:
- the si:dkey-70p6.1 gene encoding basic salivary proline-rich protein 3: MASMQDGVNFTAPPYGKVLLLGAIAAASAFVVTILIVVLCVGCHRKGKSHNGTGEERKHRLMDMNILRQSKLRSIKSSKKNRPASMDLLLLPSRRSNSDLRTSQGRQVPQVPSGEDGEHTYAEVGRRSSPTRCPEAALRGRAGETDTPAPPAVPANTPAPPDPDGDSLDGGIPEPETLPQVMNPPPQPPETAEYACIRKVRKVDKAAQKRDNGTETEEGLGQAQRHSSGEIRHAPPSHPAPPPPHPHSQKLPRKNVEAFNLPFFPKEAVFIGNGEEYIWKPPEDDDIMFQPKHIGPLSPHLGENMASGISDMYSKVCKPGKKKRGMPGSPTGPRDIGGYRTLARGERDGGFNVVVKPQTWAPQEAKGSRMPPGSMEEHCYEAIGAEESDMSYEAAEVGGGGGGGGGGGWKRDRPPPNASATLRPKKRKPQQPQHQPPPPPPPPQHTPKMQHLPAKALLLPGENLYESIPDLKQGSTTSSTTTIFTFNDGMEMYVTGL, encoded by the exons TCACAATGGTACTGGTGAAGAGAGAAAGCACAGACTCATGGACATG aacataTTGCGGCAGTCAAAGCTGCGCTCCATCA AATCCTCCAAGAAGAACCGTCCAGCCAGCATGGACCTGCTCCTGCTGCCAAGCCGTCGCTCCAACTCAGACCTGCGAACTTCACAAGGCCGCCAGGTGCCACAGGTGCCCTCAGGAGAGGATGGAGAGCACACATACGCCGAGGTGGGCCGCCGCTCCTCCCCGACTCGCTGTCCTGAGGCCGCGCTCAGGGGGCGGGCTGGAGAGACGGACACTCCTGCCCCCCCAGCTGTTCCTGCCAATACCCCAGCACCACCTGATCCAGATGGGGACAgcctggatggtggaattcctGAGCCTGAGACCCTCCCTCAAGTAATGAACCCTCCCCCGCAGCCCCCGGAAACAGCTGAGTATGCGTGTATCAGGAAGGTTCGCAAGGTTGACAAAGCTGCCCAGAAGAGGGATAATGGCACTGAAACGGAGGAGGGGCTTGGGCAGGCACAGCGGCACAGTAGTGGAGAGATTCGGCATGCTCCGCCCAGTCATCCAGCTCCACCCCCACCACACCCACACAGTCAAAAGTTGCCACGCAAGAATGTGGAGGCTTTCaatcttcctttctttccaaAG GAGGCAGTGTTTATTGGAAATGGAGAGGAGTACATATGGAAGCCTCCTGAAGACGATGACATCATGTTCCAGCCCAAGCACATAGGCCCTCTCAGCCCTCACTTGGGAGAAAACATGGCATCTGGG ATCTCAGATATGTACTCTAAAGTCTGCAAACCAGGCAAGAAGAAAAGAGGCATGCCTGGCTCACCCACAGGTCCTAGGGATATTGGTGGTTATCGGACCTTGGCCCGAGGTGAACGTGATGGTGGCTTTAACGTGGTGGTGAAGCCACAGACATGGGCGCCACAGGAGGCAAAAGGCTCAAGGATGCCCCCTGGCTCAATGGAAGAGCACTGCTATGAAGCCATTGGTGCAGAGGAGAGCGACATGTCCTATGAAGCTGCAGAGGTTGgcggaggtggaggaggaggaggaggtggaggatggAAACGAGACAGGCCTCCTCCCAATGCCAGCGCCACTCTCCGGCCCAAGAAGAGAAAGCCACAGCAGCCACAGCACCAGCCACCTCCGCCACCTCCCCCTCCCCAGCATACACCCAAGATGCAGCACCTGCCTGCCAAAGCACTTTTGCTGCCGGGCGAGAACCTCTACGAGAGCATCCCTGACCTGAAGCAGGGCTCAACCACATCCAGTACCACTACCATCTTCACTTTTAATGACGGAATGGAAATGTATGTCACTGGCCTGTAA